ACATGAGAGGCCCTGAGGAAGTTCACAATACTCTTCAGTATAAACAGTACGGAATAATGGTATGATACAGAATATTTTAATTGGAAGTTGTAATGTATCAATTATCCTTAAAACCAGGCTTTGGGTGGTGGACGATTAAAATGGAATCATTTTGAGATGATGCGTCTTACAGTAGGTAGAAAAATGGATAGTAATAGAATGTTTGCTGTTTGGAGAGTAGATGCTCCTTGGCAGCCTGTGACAAAGAAAGGACAAGGACAAAGAATGGGAGGTGGTAAAGGGGGTATCGATCATTATGTTACTCCCATAAAAGCTGGTAGGTTAATAAATTATTAGGTGAAAACAATTATAAATTCTTTTCGTTTAGGAAGGATAATTTTTGAACTTGGGGGAAAATGTGAATATGCTGAAGTTAAAGATTTCCTTGAGGATGTAGCTAGAAAGATGCCTTTCAAAGCAATGGCTGTTTCCCAAGAGATTCTTGACCAAATGAAAGCCGATGAGAAATGGGAACAggaaaataataagaataaatttACTATGAAATATATGATACAGAATAATATGGGTGGTTGTCACACCTGGCTATCACCCTATGATTTTAAATTCTTAGGAAAATATACATAAGCCTTAATAAAATGATGAGTAAACATAAAAAGCCTTTAAATATACtcttttccaaaaaaatattttggttaGGGACGTCAAATAAAGGTTGATTGAATTCACTTTTAGATGTTGCTGAATGTCAGTGTTTTTTGATGGGTagaataattgaaataaaaagacAATTACAAATAGTTTATTTTCATGGTAACTTACATATTGTACTGTTACAGCTCAGAACTTTCTAAACGAATGTCTTCGTTTCAACTTATCAATTTCTCCTCGTTTTTA
Above is a window of Coccinella septempunctata chromosome 5, icCocSept1.1, whole genome shotgun sequence DNA encoding:
- the LOC123314226 gene encoding 39S ribosomal protein L16, mitochondrial; the protein is MNSSQLLRTTCISLMQRAGFKYFPRPRDFNHIEIPEKAKLKFIDKVPQFPPSIRPPKMQKRLRYMRGPEEVHNTLQYKQYGIMALGGGRLKWNHFEMMRLTVGRKMDSNRMFAVWRVDAPWQPVTKKGQGQRMGGGKGGIDHYVTPIKAGRIIFELGGKCEYAEVKDFLEDVARKMPFKAMAVSQEILDQMKADEKWEQENNKNKFTMKYMIQNNMGGCHTWLSPYDFKFLGKYT